Proteins found in one Paenibacillus dendritiformis genomic segment:
- a CDS encoding TVP38/TMEM64 family protein, with product MELSNIMSYVTEENLRNLLEQFRSFGPLPGILLTFMKSFIPPLPTIVIVGVNAAVYGLWLGFFYSWLGMVAGCMVTFLIVRSIAGHRYFQRYAQKPKVKKSLLWVRRNAFSYVFLLSIFPVGPFVIINMAAAIARMRIRSFFIAVTFGKAIMVFAVSYIGHDLMRFVHHPVQIIYVVLFLAASLWVSKKIEARFTKDLPPEEEQEPPVLERKESIGS from the coding sequence ATGGAGTTATCGAATATCATGTCTTACGTGACGGAGGAGAACCTCAGGAATCTGCTGGAGCAGTTCCGCTCGTTCGGTCCGCTGCCCGGTATTCTGCTGACCTTCATGAAGTCGTTCATTCCCCCGCTGCCGACGATCGTGATTGTCGGCGTCAATGCCGCTGTATACGGGCTGTGGCTCGGGTTCTTCTATTCCTGGCTCGGCATGGTTGCCGGATGCATGGTCACGTTCCTCATCGTCCGTTCCATCGCCGGACATCGTTATTTTCAGCGCTACGCGCAGAAGCCCAAGGTGAAGAAGAGCTTGCTGTGGGTACGGCGCAATGCGTTCAGCTATGTCTTCCTTCTCAGTATTTTTCCGGTAGGCCCGTTCGTCATCATCAATATGGCGGCCGCGATCGCCCGGATGCGCATCCGCTCCTTCTTCATTGCGGTCACGTTCGGCAAGGCGATTATGGTGTTCGCGGTCTCTTATATTGGGCATGATCTCATGCGGTTCGTTCATCATCCGGTTCAGATTATTTATGTCGTCTTGTTCCTTGCCGCTTCGCTATGGGTAAGCAAGAAGATCGAAGCGCGCTTCACCAAGGATCTCCCGCCGGAAGAAGAGCAGGAGCCGCCGGTGCTCGAGCGGAAGGAATCGATAGGGTCATGA
- a CDS encoding YjgB family protein, whose amino-acid sequence MQRNTMITMALSLSLALLLSACGTEPEAQAPANTPATTTDTASRTPSPSTDASSTEKPPASVPSGESETSGVTKPVPEKGEPTAEQEVEEMMKLAAEGRVAHSDFAVEHGLMDDVEKEWGEPDKDEFAGQGMYATYEKRHIVFGYNKGMQLFDVRSDDPEVQKLTLEDVEKALGKSKDVRETGGDAIYVYKASPDYELKFIVPKPTAKNPNPHVDHISVFYPQGAKNLMAG is encoded by the coding sequence ATGCAACGCAATACGATGATAACGATGGCGTTAAGTCTGTCGCTGGCCCTGCTGCTCAGCGCTTGCGGCACGGAGCCGGAAGCGCAGGCGCCGGCCAATACCCCCGCCACTACCACTGATACCGCGTCCCGGACACCGTCCCCTTCAACGGATGCGTCCTCGACGGAGAAGCCGCCCGCATCGGTGCCTTCCGGCGAATCCGAGACTTCCGGGGTGACGAAGCCGGTGCCGGAGAAGGGCGAGCCGACTGCGGAGCAAGAGGTAGAGGAGATGATGAAGCTCGCTGCCGAAGGCCGGGTCGCGCACAGTGACTTCGCCGTCGAGCATGGCTTGATGGATGACGTGGAGAAGGAATGGGGCGAGCCGGACAAGGACGAGTTCGCGGGACAGGGCATGTACGCCACGTATGAGAAGCGGCATATCGTCTTCGGCTATAACAAGGGCATGCAGCTGTTCGACGTCCGTTCGGACGATCCGGAAGTGCAAAAGCTGACGCTGGAGGATGTGGAGAAGGCGCTCGGCAAGTCGAAGGATGTGCGCGAGACCGGAGGCGATGCGATCTATGTGTACAAGGCCAGCCCGGATTATGAACTCAAATTCATTGTGCCGAAGCCAACCGCGAAGAACCCGAATCCGCATGTCGATCATATCTCCGTGTTCTATCCGCAAGGGGCCAAAAATCTGATGGCCGGCTAA
- a CDS encoding VOC family protein, whose protein sequence is MNFHRHPSTYVGHVQLAVESLERSLLFYRDILGFQVLEQSGASAVLTADGVTPLVTLEQPDTIEPRNPRKTGLYHIAFLLPSRSDLADILQYFIQIGYPLQGASDHYVSEALYLADPEGNGIEIYADRSPDTWSWNDGQVGMATVALQADSLLHEATGRPWTAMPSGTIIGHIHLQVSELEKTEEFYGRGLGFETVARYGRQALFISTGKYHHHIGLNTWHSAGASAPAKHSAGLKWFTLMLPDEETRKQTVERLRQLHAPIEEEAGAVRTVDPNGIHLILQVQS, encoded by the coding sequence ATGAATTTTCATCGTCACCCGTCTACTTATGTCGGGCATGTTCAACTGGCCGTCGAGAGTCTCGAACGCTCGCTCTTGTTCTACCGCGATATCCTCGGGTTCCAGGTGCTTGAGCAATCCGGCGCCAGCGCCGTATTGACGGCGGATGGCGTGACGCCTCTCGTCACGCTGGAGCAGCCGGATACGATCGAGCCTAGGAACCCGCGCAAAACCGGGCTATACCATATTGCGTTCCTGCTCCCGAGCCGATCCGATCTGGCCGATATTCTTCAATATTTCATCCAGATTGGGTACCCTCTCCAGGGAGCATCGGATCACTATGTGAGCGAAGCGCTCTATCTGGCCGATCCGGAAGGGAACGGCATCGAGATTTATGCCGATCGCTCGCCGGATACATGGAGCTGGAATGACGGCCAGGTCGGCATGGCGACGGTGGCGCTGCAGGCTGACAGCCTGCTGCATGAAGCGACCGGACGCCCATGGACGGCGATGCCAAGCGGCACCATCATCGGCCATATTCATTTGCAGGTATCCGAGTTGGAGAAGACGGAGGAATTTTACGGTCGGGGGCTGGGCTTCGAGACCGTCGCCCGTTATGGCCGGCAAGCGTTGTTCATCTCGACCGGCAAATACCATCATCATATTGGCTTGAATACATGGCATAGCGCTGGGGCGTCAGCTCCCGCGAAGCATAGCGCTGGCTTGAAATGGTTCACGCTCATGCTGCCGGACGAGGAGACGCGGAAGCAGACCGTGGAACGGCTGCGTCAGCTTCATGCGCCGATTGAGGAGGAAGCGGGCGCGGTACGAACAGTGGATCCGAACGGGATTCATCTCATTCTGCAAGTTCAATCCTGA
- a CDS encoding DoxX family protein → MTKLHELGALLLRIFLGAAFLIHGFQKFQGGIGNTMGFFESLGLPGFAAYAVALIEIIGGIALILGLGTRLFAALFIIIMAGAMVKVKFAAGFTGSPEMAGYELDLAYFVMAVYLVLAPSNTWSLDRLLFGSKPSA, encoded by the coding sequence ATGACAAAACTTCACGAACTAGGTGCTCTGCTGTTAAGGATCTTTTTGGGAGCGGCGTTTCTTATTCACGGCTTTCAGAAGTTCCAGGGCGGCATTGGCAATACGATGGGATTCTTCGAGAGTCTGGGGCTGCCTGGATTTGCGGCTTATGCTGTTGCACTGATTGAGATTATCGGAGGCATCGCTCTTATTCTTGGGCTGGGCACCCGCCTCTTCGCTGCCCTGTTCATTATTATCATGGCTGGGGCGATGGTGAAGGTGAAGTTCGCAGCAGGCTTTACCGGCAGTCCGGAAATGGCGGGCTATGAACTGGATCTGGCCTACTTTGTGATGGCGGTATATTTGGTCCTGGCACCAAGCAATACGTGGTCGCTCGATCGTCTTTTGTTCGGCAGCAAGCCGAGCGCATGA
- a CDS encoding winged helix-turn-helix transcriptional regulator, whose product MNGTSSERCPRFDKAMSILSQRWTGLIIHQLLAGPQRFCTMESAIAISGRVLSERLKDLEREGIVRREVYPDTPVRIEYSLTEKGHALEPIIRDIEAWAAQWIEL is encoded by the coding sequence ATGAACGGAACATCCAGTGAACGATGCCCCCGCTTCGACAAAGCGATGAGCATTTTGAGCCAGCGATGGACAGGGCTTATCATCCATCAATTGTTGGCAGGCCCGCAGCGCTTCTGCACGATGGAATCGGCAATCGCCATCAGCGGCCGGGTCCTATCCGAGCGATTGAAGGATCTCGAGCGCGAAGGCATCGTGCGCCGTGAAGTATATCCCGACACGCCGGTGCGCATCGAATATTCTTTGACGGAGAAGGGACACGCTCTCGAACCGATCATTCGAGACATTGAAGCTTGGGCCGCGCAATGGATCGAGCTGTAA
- a CDS encoding alpha/beta-type small acid-soluble spore protein codes for MARRNRRRLLVNGAEQGVNAFKAEVMRQEGFAVDPNRPDDVKYEVAKTLGVPLQPGDNGELSTESAGRVGGRIGGTMVREMIRLAQEQLTKKPTE; via the coding sequence ATGGCCCGCAGGAACCGAAGAAGGCTGCTCGTGAACGGAGCAGAGCAGGGCGTCAACGCGTTCAAGGCGGAAGTGATGCGGCAGGAAGGCTTCGCCGTAGATCCGAACCGGCCGGACGACGTCAAGTACGAGGTCGCCAAGACGCTGGGCGTGCCGCTGCAGCCGGGAGACAACGGAGAGTTGTCGACGGAATCGGCAGGGCGCGTCGGGGGCCGGATTGGCGGCACGATGGTGCGGGAGATGATTCGTCTCGCGCAGGAGCAGCTCACGAAGAAGCCGACGGAGTAG
- the pepT gene encoding peptidase T: MKNEIIQRFTTYAKVDTQSNDDSQTCPSTPGQLDLARLLAEELQAIGMQEVTLDENGYVMATLPANTDKDVPTIGFLSHLDTATDFTGANVNPQIVDKYDGNAIVLNEALQVVLSPTEFPELANYKGHTLITTDGTTLLGADDKAGIAEIMTAMAYLLQHPEIKHGKVRVAFTPDEEIGRGPHRFDVAAFGAKYAYTVDGGPLGELEYESFNAAQAKITVKGTNVHPGSAKGKMINSAKIAMELHNRLPVEEAPEFTDGYDGFYHLISIQGDVERTELRYIIRDFDKANFEARKAKLEAIVKELQGKFGEKSIILDMKDQYYNMKDKIEPVKHIVDIAYQAMKQVGIEPIITPIRGGTDGSQLSYMGLPTPNIFTGGENYHGKFEYVSADNMVKATEVIIEIIKLYEQQAAQ, translated from the coding sequence GTGAAAAATGAAATTATTCAACGATTTACAACCTACGCCAAAGTAGATACCCAATCAAATGATGACAGCCAGACATGCCCGTCGACACCGGGGCAATTGGATCTGGCCCGCTTGTTAGCGGAAGAGCTGCAAGCGATCGGCATGCAGGAGGTTACCCTGGACGAGAATGGCTACGTCATGGCCACGCTGCCGGCCAATACGGACAAGGATGTCCCGACGATCGGATTCCTCTCCCATCTGGATACGGCGACGGATTTCACCGGGGCCAACGTCAATCCGCAGATCGTGGACAAGTACGACGGGAATGCGATTGTCTTGAACGAAGCGCTTCAGGTCGTGCTGTCGCCGACTGAATTCCCGGAGCTGGCCAATTACAAGGGCCATACGCTGATTACGACGGACGGAACGACGCTGCTCGGCGCGGATGACAAGGCAGGCATCGCCGAGATAATGACCGCGATGGCCTATCTTCTCCAACATCCGGAGATCAAGCATGGCAAGGTGCGTGTCGCCTTCACCCCGGACGAGGAGATCGGGCGGGGGCCCCACCGCTTCGATGTCGCCGCCTTCGGCGCGAAATATGCCTATACCGTTGACGGCGGCCCGCTCGGGGAACTCGAATACGAGAGCTTCAACGCGGCACAAGCGAAGATTACGGTCAAGGGGACGAATGTCCACCCCGGATCGGCGAAGGGCAAGATGATCAATTCGGCCAAAATCGCCATGGAGCTGCATAACCGGCTTCCGGTCGAGGAAGCTCCTGAATTCACCGACGGCTATGACGGCTTCTATCATCTCATCTCCATCCAGGGAGATGTGGAGCGGACCGAACTGCGTTATATCATCCGCGACTTCGACAAGGCCAACTTCGAAGCCCGCAAAGCGAAGCTCGAAGCGATCGTGAAGGAGCTTCAAGGCAAATTCGGTGAAAAAAGCATCATTCTCGACATGAAAGACCAATACTACAACATGAAAGATAAAATCGAGCCCGTGAAGCATATTGTCGATATCGCCTACCAGGCGATGAAGCAGGTCGGCATCGAGCCGATCATTACCCCGATCCGGGGCGGTACGGACGGCTCACAGCTGTCCTATATGGGGCTGCCGACACCGAATATTTTCACCGGCGGAGAGAATTATCACGGCAAGTTCGAGTACGTCTCGGCTGATAATATGGTGAAGGCGACAGAGGTCATAATTGAGATTATCAAGCTGTACGAACAGCAGGCTGCGCAATAA
- a CDS encoding GTP-binding protein, with amino-acid sequence MHRTIGIFAHVDAGKTTLAEQLLYHTRSIRSRGRVDNRDAYMDSHEIEKERGITIFADQAVMTYNGSTYTLIDTPGHVDFSAEMERAIQVMDAAIVVVSAVEGVQGHTETVWQLLDRHRVPVFFFINKTDRTGADAGRVLDDIRGHLTPDAVDMSSACSEGEWDDGLITFLAERDEELLARYMEDEYDRDVWRNAAAELIRTHRLFPCAAGSALQDVGVTALLKLVDAFTPGACPKEQPFAARVYKIRHDANGTRVTHLKVLGGTLQVRDEVCYGAEPDRIAEKVTSLRIYNGRKYDNADRAEAGQLCAVTGLSAAAAGEGLGALDDRAAYEMVPMLTSKVIYPPSLHVKEVLQCFRLLDAEDPSLQVQWDEALQEIHIHVMGVIQLEVLERLVKERFGIDVSFGTPDILYKETIASTVTGCGHFEPLGHYAEVHLRLEPGARGSGMVFRNECHPDVLTVNYQHVIEQYLLERDHHGLLTGSPVTDVMMTLTKGRAHNKHTSGGDFREAAYRALRQGLEQADNVLLEPYYEVKVKVASEHMGRVMTDIQKASGRFDPPEFAGEQVVITGKAPVATFMNYSAELAAYTQGKGMLQLRFGGYERCHDAEEIIEAKAYNKDADPLYTSASIFCAKGQGYSVPWKEAARHMHC; translated from the coding sequence ATGCATAGAACAATCGGCATATTCGCTCATGTAGACGCAGGGAAGACGACGCTGGCCGAGCAGCTGCTGTACCATACCCGCAGCATACGGAGCCGTGGACGGGTCGATAACCGGGACGCCTACATGGATAGCCATGAGATCGAGAAGGAACGGGGCATTACGATCTTCGCCGATCAGGCGGTGATGACATACAATGGCAGCACGTATACCTTGATCGACACCCCGGGGCACGTCGACTTCTCCGCAGAGATGGAACGGGCCATCCAGGTGATGGATGCGGCCATTGTCGTTGTCAGCGCGGTGGAGGGCGTGCAGGGTCATACCGAGACGGTCTGGCAGCTGCTGGACAGGCACCGGGTGCCGGTCTTCTTTTTCATTAATAAGACGGATCGGACCGGAGCGGATGCCGGGAGGGTACTGGACGATATTCGCGGCCATCTGACCCCGGACGCGGTCGATATGAGCTCCGCCTGTAGCGAAGGGGAATGGGATGACGGGCTGATCACCTTCCTCGCCGAACGCGATGAGGAATTGCTCGCCCGTTATATGGAGGACGAATACGACCGGGATGTGTGGCGGAACGCGGCGGCCGAACTGATTCGGACGCACCGTCTCTTCCCCTGCGCCGCAGGATCCGCTCTGCAGGATGTGGGCGTAACCGCTCTGCTGAAGCTGGTGGATGCCTTCACGCCGGGGGCTTGCCCGAAGGAGCAGCCGTTCGCAGCCCGGGTATACAAGATCCGCCATGATGCGAACGGCACCCGGGTCACCCATTTGAAGGTGCTGGGCGGAACACTGCAGGTGAGGGACGAGGTCTGCTATGGTGCTGAGCCGGACCGCATCGCCGAGAAGGTGACCTCGCTTCGGATATATAACGGCCGCAAATATGACAATGCCGACCGGGCGGAGGCAGGCCAACTCTGCGCCGTTACCGGCCTGTCGGCTGCTGCGGCGGGGGAAGGCTTGGGCGCGCTGGACGATCGGGCGGCATACGAGATGGTGCCGATGCTGACGTCGAAGGTCATCTACCCGCCTTCGCTCCATGTGAAGGAGGTGCTCCAGTGCTTCCGCCTTCTCGATGCCGAAGATCCTTCGCTTCAGGTTCAGTGGGATGAAGCGCTGCAGGAGATTCATATCCATGTGATGGGCGTGATTCAACTGGAGGTGCTGGAGCGGCTGGTCAAGGAGCGGTTCGGCATCGACGTGTCATTCGGGACCCCGGACATTTTGTACAAGGAGACGATTGCATCGACGGTGACGGGATGCGGGCATTTCGAGCCGCTCGGGCATTACGCGGAGGTGCATCTTCGGCTGGAGCCTGGTGCGAGAGGCAGCGGGATGGTATTCCGGAACGAGTGTCATCCCGATGTGCTCACCGTCAACTATCAGCATGTTATTGAGCAGTACTTGCTGGAACGGGATCACCACGGGCTGCTGACCGGCTCCCCCGTCACCGATGTTATGATGACGCTGACGAAGGGCCGTGCCCATAATAAGCACACGAGCGGCGGCGACTTCCGCGAGGCGGCCTACCGGGCGCTCCGGCAAGGGCTTGAGCAGGCGGACAATGTGCTGCTGGAACCGTATTATGAGGTGAAGGTGAAGGTCGCGTCCGAGCATATGGGACGTGTCATGACCGATATCCAGAAGGCGTCCGGCCGATTCGATCCGCCCGAGTTCGCCGGAGAGCAGGTCGTGATAACGGGCAAGGCGCCGGTGGCCACCTTTATGAATTACAGTGCCGAGCTGGCCGCCTATACCCAGGGCAAAGGGATGCTACAGCTGCGCTTCGGCGGGTATGAGCGCTGCCATGATGCCGAGGAGATTATAGAGGCGAAGGCGTACAATAAAGACGCGGATCCGCTCTACACCTCAGCCTCTATCTTCTGCGCCAAAGGGCAGGGTTACAGCGTGCCCTGGAAGGAAGCGGCGCGTCATATGCATTGTTGA
- a CDS encoding DinB family protein has product MDKNMNITDILVRFDEITEQYVRELDKYSMEELRRKPAENEWSLGQMYLHLAHSALNMQLRLAEQCMAPGGGSEGAGEKTEAGRAVFEQGSFPPVRIQVPASAQYTPPQPESKEQLAAKLEEARRRMHEIGASLQGVAADRLQRTAAHPAFGALNAAEWFAMPEMHYRHHLLQKERLDAFIHSAS; this is encoded by the coding sequence ATGGACAAGAACATGAACATTACGGATATTTTGGTACGGTTCGACGAGATTACGGAGCAATATGTGCGGGAGCTGGACAAGTATAGCATGGAGGAGCTGCGGCGGAAGCCGGCCGAGAACGAGTGGTCGCTTGGCCAAATGTACCTTCATCTGGCCCATTCCGCGCTGAATATGCAGCTCCGCCTTGCGGAGCAGTGCATGGCGCCCGGCGGGGGCAGCGAGGGGGCCGGCGAGAAAACGGAGGCCGGCCGGGCCGTGTTCGAGCAAGGGAGCTTCCCGCCGGTGCGCATTCAGGTGCCGGCCAGCGCGCAGTATACGCCTCCGCAGCCAGAGAGCAAGGAGCAGCTTGCCGCCAAGCTGGAGGAAGCGAGACGCCGCATGCATGAGATCGGGGCGTCTCTGCAGGGCGTAGCTGCGGATCGGCTGCAGCGGACGGCGGCTCATCCGGCCTTCGGCGCGTTGAATGCGGCCGAATGGTTCGCAATGCCGGAGATGCATTATCGCCACCATCTTCTTCAGAAGGAGCGGCTGGACGCTTTCATACACTCTGCCTCATAG
- a CDS encoding helix-turn-helix transcriptional regulator, whose product MNKTDRLLAIVLELQRCGLRRAEDLAATFETSVRTIYRDIQALSEAGVPISGTPGQGYSLMEGYFLPPVSFTVEEAVSLLIGTDFVTQEFAAGYAACAEASRRKIDALLPQPVREEADRARRAIRLLSERRASNRRPEKERLDRLHQAILDRRMIRFQYTKAVSDDNGNRDSIRDAAPYGLVLVRGIWMLIAYCHLRQAIRHFRVSRMTDLAVLEERFAFPPDFRLSDYTPPDDRTVRVRLQVDACIVDRVAESNTYYMESAEPCPEGMLVTCRVRRPEDLLSWVLGWGGNVVVLEPESLRRQVREEAKKISDRY is encoded by the coding sequence ATGAACAAGACGGACCGCCTCTTGGCGATAGTGCTCGAGCTGCAGCGCTGCGGGCTCCGGCGCGCGGAGGATCTGGCGGCAACATTCGAGACTAGCGTGCGGACCATTTATCGGGACATCCAGGCGCTGAGCGAAGCCGGGGTGCCGATCTCCGGCACGCCGGGTCAGGGCTATTCCCTGATGGAGGGGTACTTCCTGCCTCCGGTCAGCTTCACCGTGGAGGAAGCCGTTTCCCTCCTCATCGGCACCGATTTCGTCACGCAGGAGTTCGCTGCCGGCTACGCCGCATGTGCCGAGGCTTCCCGGCGCAAAATCGATGCCCTCCTGCCGCAGCCTGTCCGCGAAGAGGCGGATCGCGCACGCCGCGCCATCCGGCTGCTCTCCGAGCGGCGGGCATCGAACCGGAGGCCGGAGAAGGAGCGCCTCGACCGGCTGCATCAAGCGATACTGGACAGGCGCATGATTCGGTTCCAGTATACGAAGGCCGTATCGGATGACAACGGGAACCGCGACAGTATCCGTGATGCTGCCCCATACGGACTTGTGCTCGTCCGCGGCATCTGGATGCTGATTGCCTATTGTCATCTGCGCCAGGCGATTCGCCACTTCCGGGTATCGCGCATGACCGATCTGGCTGTACTCGAAGAACGGTTCGCTTTTCCTCCGGATTTCCGCCTGTCGGACTACACGCCTCCGGATGACCGGACGGTCCGGGTCCGCTTGCAGGTAGACGCCTGCATCGTGGATCGGGTGGCGGAATCGAATACTTACTACATGGAATCGGCAGAGCCTTGTCCGGAGGGGATGCTGGTCACCTGCCGCGTCCGCCGGCCTGAAGATCTGCTGTCGTGGGTGCTCGGCTGGGGCGGGAATGTCGTCGTGCTCGAGCCGGAATCCTTGCGCCGGCAGGTTCGCGAAGAAGCGAAGAAAATATCGGATCGCTACTGA
- a CDS encoding ATP-binding protein, whose translation MTNRDYGAELDALQSQLNEIQQLVKQLADIQSEIELHVEEGEVGGEAPARHESEGEEAGGILYSGRYRGEKESCRWTPQERTVRQLLDLDGEKAAKVLAALGHKQRIDILKSVFTAPLTGAELVEQLHMGTTGQLYHHLKALQGADLLVQEERGGTYAIPLHRALPLLLLWAAASELLDASDYIALTEARNNAGDYLGSNQNGYDPLHLVAALVENSILEHRAGHCSEVHLFVHDDGSVTIADNGRGIPVQAFAPADKTPLQAILTDIGRSSPSAFITAPGAGHKINAAVVNALSQRLTVEIRRGGSIFRQEFKHGIPQTGLLTVGATRETGTSITFLPDRDLFLLPVSPESLSQYTRSVSEANPGLSIQLHRSDTRPD comes from the coding sequence ATGACGAACCGGGATTACGGAGCAGAGCTCGATGCCTTGCAGTCCCAACTGAATGAAATCCAGCAGCTCGTGAAGCAGCTTGCCGACATACAGTCGGAGATAGAGCTCCATGTCGAGGAGGGAGAAGTCGGCGGAGAAGCCCCGGCAAGACACGAGAGTGAAGGAGAGGAAGCTGGAGGCATCCTGTATTCCGGCCGCTATCGGGGAGAGAAAGAAAGCTGCCGATGGACGCCGCAGGAGAGAACGGTCCGGCAGCTGCTCGATCTGGACGGGGAGAAGGCAGCCAAGGTGCTGGCCGCCCTCGGGCATAAGCAGCGAATCGATATTCTCAAGTCCGTATTTACCGCTCCGCTCACCGGAGCCGAGCTCGTCGAACAGCTCCATATGGGCACAACCGGCCAGTTGTACCATCATCTGAAGGCACTGCAGGGAGCCGATCTGCTTGTCCAAGAGGAACGGGGCGGCACGTACGCCATCCCTCTCCACCGGGCCCTTCCCCTGCTGCTGCTGTGGGCCGCCGCTTCCGAGCTGCTCGATGCGAGCGATTATATTGCCCTGACAGAAGCCCGGAACAATGCAGGCGACTACTTAGGGAGCAATCAGAATGGATACGACCCGCTCCATTTGGTAGCGGCGCTCGTCGAGAACTCGATCCTGGAGCACCGAGCCGGGCACTGCAGCGAAGTGCATCTCTTCGTGCACGATGACGGCAGCGTAACCATCGCCGACAACGGCCGCGGGATCCCCGTTCAGGCCTTCGCCCCCGCAGACAAGACGCCGCTGCAGGCGATTCTTACGGACATCGGCCGCAGCAGCCCCAGCGCCTTCATTACAGCGCCGGGCGCCGGGCACAAAATCAATGCCGCTGTCGTTAATGCGCTCTCGCAAAGACTGACGGTCGAGATTCGCCGCGGCGGCAGCATATTCCGGCAGGAGTTCAAGCATGGAATTCCCCAGACCGGATTATTGACGGTAGGGGCGACGCGGGAGACCGGCACAAGCATCACCTTCCTGCCGGATCGGGATCTGTTCCTCCTCCCGGTGTCACCGGAATCTCTGAGCCAGTATACCCGGTCCGTCTCCGAAGCGAACCCTGGGCTGAGCATCCAGCTTCATCGAAGCGACACACGTCCAGATTGA
- a CDS encoding ANT(4')-I family aminoglycoside nucleotidyltransferase — translation MNKLGPVPISKQARMETCRKIAARLHEKYGKRIKAIGVYGSIARGMDGPYSDIEMFCVLRKSSEAADHCYEWSAGPWKAEVDVLSENLLLHQATEIEGRWPLTHGPFFTALALHDPEEFFPKLKAAAESPPASEFRRAICEVLVGEMYEFAGKLRNASLQGPASCLPYLAMQFAHYGAMILGLHHRTLFTTGARVLPEALALPDRPQGYDELAGLVMSGELSDPERIVTACEAYWQGLTAWAAKHHYTIVSPPIPF, via the coding sequence ATGAACAAGCTCGGACCTGTGCCGATATCGAAGCAAGCGCGAATGGAGACATGCCGCAAGATTGCGGCCCGGCTGCATGAGAAATACGGAAAGCGAATTAAAGCGATTGGTGTATACGGATCGATTGCCCGCGGCATGGACGGCCCGTATTCCGACATCGAAATGTTCTGCGTGCTGCGGAAATCGAGTGAAGCCGCAGACCACTGCTATGAATGGTCTGCGGGGCCATGGAAGGCCGAGGTAGACGTGCTATCCGAGAATCTTTTGCTGCACCAGGCGACAGAGATCGAAGGCCGATGGCCGCTTACGCATGGCCCGTTCTTCACGGCGCTGGCCTTGCATGATCCGGAAGAGTTCTTCCCGAAGCTGAAGGCCGCGGCCGAATCCCCGCCTGCGTCGGAATTCCGCCGGGCTATCTGCGAGGTGCTGGTCGGCGAAATGTATGAGTTCGCGGGCAAGCTTCGCAACGCGAGCCTGCAAGGTCCCGCTTCCTGCCTGCCTTACCTGGCTATGCAGTTCGCCCACTACGGCGCGATGATACTGGGCCTGCATCATCGGACCTTGTTCACGACCGGGGCCCGCGTGCTGCCGGAAGCGCTGGCGCTGCCCGATCGCCCGCAAGGCTATGATGAGCTGGCAGGGTTGGTCATGTCCGGGGAGCTGTCCGACCCGGAGCGGATCGTCACAGCCTGCGAAGCGTACTGGCAAGGACTCACCGCCTGGGCGGCCAAGCATCATTACACGATTGTGTCGCCGCCGATTCCATTTTAA